In Gymnogyps californianus isolate 813 chromosome 1, ASM1813914v2, whole genome shotgun sequence, the following are encoded in one genomic region:
- the CLDN34 gene encoding claudin-34, whose product MSSLVGTSHLQLAAFALGTVGWILCTVSMGTVEWRVWHVDNTTIISSGIAWVGIWKVCFISYLHVSPGYKEQFCHKFSGYDSSIPHEIYAAQGLLLIAMFMGLLGLTATIFALRNVYMGITHKNLITRFFLVGGFFYIFAGLCVLIPVSWNFYSVTHNQSIAFPPSYYMPSSPAAQEAGAAIPIGIVAVILLLLSGTFSLSYRFPVTANAITKS is encoded by the coding sequence ATGAGCTCCCTGGTCGGCACCTCGCACCTCCAGCTAGCCGCCTTTGCTCTCGGTACGGTAGGCTGGATCCTGTGCACCGTTTCAATGGGAACTGTGGAATGGAGAGTGTGGCACGTGGACAACACCACCATCATCTCCTCTGGCATTGCCTGGGTGGGGATTTGGAAAGTCTGCTTCATCAGTTACCTTCACGTCTCGCCTGGCTATAAAGAACAGTTCTGCCATAAATTCAGCGGCTATGACTCCTCCATCCCCCACGAAATTTATGCTGCTCAGGGTCTCCTGTTGATCGCCATGTTCATGGGCTTGCTGGGACTGACTGCCACAATATTTGCTCTGAGAAATGTTTATATGGGAATCACTCACAAAAATCTCATTACCCGTTTCTTCCTGGTGGGTGGCTTCTTCTACATATTTGCTGGTCTGTGCGTCCTGATTCCCGTGAGCTGGAATTTCTATTCTGTAACGCACAACCAGAGCATCgcatttcctccttcttacTACATgccctccagcccagcagcacaggaagCTGGTGCTGCCATTCCTATCGGGATTGTAGCTGTCATCCTTCTGCTGCTAAGTGGGACTTTTTCTCTCTCGTACAGATTTCCGGTGACCGCAAACGCTATCACGAAATCCTGA